One window from the genome of Hippoglossus hippoglossus isolate fHipHip1 chromosome 6, fHipHip1.pri, whole genome shotgun sequence encodes:
- the LOC117762631 gene encoding receptor-type tyrosine-protein phosphatase beta-like isoform X3: MTSANGLTEVTTETTTDTSQSPSRRNVPNLGTDANRSFTDFTFNYDDTTEAPSKQQTSTSTMEMHPPATPTYSQNAPGVTFMLQTESSASSTPPAMLALPTSPTTVSLTTSDPMVPPTSPTNTRIATATSVTTETMMTTIQTMRVTTSVSTETIQTTPPTITRATAITTTSVPPMTSELSSAPPTVSRCSVIVSEVGSGSHWAELALTTGGVSCNFSVVNGEESSDCDAFGENGFLCRVEGLKPGTLYELTVISRKDGEKSNKFVRTDPVGPARLEVQLNQVHAGSLGLTVLWSRSAGHVDWYDVSLEDSSSGSRTRTRIMDSAVPRSGFSSLLPGSLYTVSVVATSGNKSAAPAVTTATTAPSSVRGLQVVSSSFHSLGVSWQAGPGRTEQFVVLLTDQDGVLSKNVTLQNTVTSAEMDSLQPGTRYTITVVTEAVGLQSSASIQAVTVPAAVTRLTLDNNSSSVTLLASWLSPVGGVDIYLLTLSALGSTLQQRHLPPNITRVVLGGLTPGRSYQLSIKSTAGGQSTETGTRGRTVPRPVSSLSMSPLGDGRSLRLSWAPPSGDWENYSVLLWNDSVVLVNMTVNKLSVQFVFSVLGLVPGRLYRAEVTVHSGVMVNTAFCYGQLAPRPVQQLLVRHVDQTSLSVLWTPPIGQWDGFTVVVREADSASEVAQRLLPWDSTECTFILLTSGRRYTVTVTTNSGNLSSSASVTARTAPAQVGVLRLSNLGTIDSLQALWERAYGDLDSYRLLLVHDSSVIKNESVDANSTAVTFHALRAGSLYRVVLTTVRAGHASRQTVAEGRTVPAAVGEVTVSNNGRTDFLSVSWRPAAGEVDSYLVTLRDREKPVHTLAVSKSSPECVFNSLVSGRLYNISISSRSGNYLNHTFVQERTQPSKVQNPTATHAARDDYLRVYWRHAAGDFDLYQVFIKHNNVFLQNQTVLKTQNECVFNDLVPGRLYTVLVNTRSGKYETSTSTHGRTFPAGVRFLAMAVRGSEELRVRWSAALGDVDHYEVQLLFNDMKVFPPITLGSSVGECVLSSLTPGRLYKILVSTFSGPNQRAQFIEGRTVPSTVKNIHVSNTGDSSSLQVSWTPGEGDVDKFSVFLFRDRRQLDVRCVLKHQNQMTFGSLQPGQTYDVMVQSVSGELVNNNTASGRTVPSAVTGLQVENLHTTCSLQVSWQEALGVADGYILQVLDDRGFLVTNSSRDAGCTSYRFHRLIPGKKYRVLVQTTSGGVHSPAVSAESRTRPAAVTDLSIKSNTTTSLSFLWSPPEGDFELYEILLYQSDESLQERQRVQSSSQQCSFHGLIPGAPYRVVVLTHSGDQSNQTSIWARTVPAAVLSLTTRTGNQSDILWVKWNRGAGDLSGLLLSLYDPNGSRRAEQHLGSEVTAFVFSHLVPGRRYRAEVLSLSGHLSNRASTAGRTAPRPPTSFRFGGVTNTSLEITWSGPAGSDYDDFDLQWTPGDQLSVINPYHSRTSGSRILRHMFPGRLYTFILRTVSGATEPGATHSTPIQYSIRTKPERVHSLHCHPQSSTSISCSWAPPLADYDSYTVECLRHDSQKLVYSRRTGRNSTTYIITQLEPHKRYTVSVKVISDTTTSEEAEDSVVTMIDSPPAPPLSVRVSDKSAVVTRSSIIFTFNCSWFSDVNGAIRFFTVVVTESEGFDNVQPQQQHPLPSYLDYRSNSSIKSYQTSYFPSHCNQGPDGHHSLQISLGMGMDSLGGTCDPEASRDLIHFCDGPLKPQTSYRLSVRAFTHLFDDEKSDSSVSSPLFADTYLSLPVVTEAEPLSGVIEGVSTGLFLIVLMVGVTALLACRYKSHKVVEERAVVREREMTGVNLGVRGHRRSSRSELFIMSLQHVSSLFDHIFLMLIIYFVSFSPIKVTNFESHYHKLLADSNYLLSEEYEDLKDVGRNQLMDSALLPENRGKNRYNNILPYDSTRVKLSYVDDDPCSDYINASYIPGYNFRREYVATQGPLPGTKDDFWKMVWEQNVHNVVMVTQCVEKGRVKCDHYWPFDQDPLYYGDLIVQMLSESVLPEWTIREFNICSEDQLSVTRLLRQFHFTVWPDHGVPETTQSLVQFVRTVRDYVTRTGSGSGPTVVHCSAGVGRTGTFIVLDRVLQQLDTKDTLDIYGSVFDLRLHRSHMVQTECQYSYLHQCVRDVLRARKLRSEQEKLFCPIYENYSREPLNSRR, encoded by the exons ATGACGTCTGCTAACGGTCTGACAGAGGTCACCACGGAGACGACCACGGACACGTCACAGAGTCCTTCACGGAGAAACGTCCCCAATCTAGGGACTGACGCCAACAGGTCCTTCACAGATTTCACCTTCAACTATGACGACACGACTGAAGCtccatcaaaacaacaaacatccaCATCAACCATGGAGATGCATCCTCCAGCCACGCCCACCTACTCCCAGAATGCACCTGGAGTTACGTTCATGCTACAGACAGAAAGCTCAGCTAGCTCCACCCCTCCAGCCATGTTGGCTCTGCCCACATCTCCAACAACTGTAAGTCTCACGACCTCAGACCCAATGGTCCCACCCACAAGTCCGACAAACACACGCATAGCCACCGCCACATCCGTCACTACGGAAACCATGATGACGACCATCCAAACCATGCGTGTCACCACGTCTGTCTCCACGGAAACCATCCAAACCACACCACCCACCATCACTAGAGCCACTGCAATAACGACCACGAGTGTTCCTCCAATGACGTCAGagctcagctcagctccacCT acGGTTTCCCGCTGCTCAGTGATCGTGAGTGAGGTCGGCTCTGGTTCTCACTGGGCGGAGCTGGCACTGACCACCGGGGGTGTGTCCTGTAACTTTAGCGTGGTTAACGGGGAGGAGTCCAGCGACTGTGATGCCTTTGGAGAAAACGGCTTCCTTTGTCGGGTGGAAGGTCTGAAACCTGGAACTTTGTATGAGTTAACAGTGATTTCAAGGAAGGACGGCGAGAAGAGCAACAAGTTCGTACGTACAG ACCCAGTCGGTCCGGCTCGTCTGGAGGTCCAGCTAAACCAGGTCCATGCTGGTTCTTTGGGTCTGACGGTGTTGTGGTCTCGCTCTGCCGGTCATGTGGACTGGTACGATGTGAGTCTGGAGGACAGCAGCTCTGGatccaggaccaggaccagaaTCATGGACTCTGCAGTCCCTCGGTCTGGGTTTAGCTCACTGCTTCCTGGTTCTCTGTACACGGTCAGCGTGGTGGCGACGTCCGGTAACAAGAGCGCTGCACCTGCCGTTACCACGGCAACTACAG ctccctcctctgtccGTGGCCTCCAGGTGGTGTCATCGTCCTTCCACAGCCTCGGGGTGTCGTGGCAGGCGGGTCCGGGACGAACCGAGcagtttgtggttctgctgaCGGATCAGGACGGGGTTCTGTCGAAGAACGTCACTCTACAAAACACAGTGACGTCTGCTGAGATGGACAGTCTGCAACCAGGGACCCGCTATACCATCACCGTGGTGACAGAGGCTGTCGGCCTACAGAGCTCCGCCTCCATACAGGCTGTCACAG TTCCTGCAGCTGTGACTCGTCTGACACTcgacaacaacagcagctccgTCACTCTGCTCGCCTCCTGGCTCTCACCTGTAGGGGGCGTGGACATCTACCTGCTTACCCTATCAGCTCTGGGATCAACGTTGCAGCAGCGCCACCTCCCGCCCAACATCACTCGGGTGGTGTTGGGCGGTCTGACGCCCGGACGCAGctaccagctgtcaatcaagagcACAGCCGGAGGTCAGAGTACGGAGACCGGGACCAGAGGGAGAACGG TCCCTCGCCCAGTGTCGTCTCTCTCCATGTCTCCTCTCGGTGACGGCAGGTCACTGAGGCTCAGCTGGGCGCCCCCCTCAGGTGACTGGGAGAACTACAGCGTTCTGCTGTGGAATGACTCAGTGGTTCTGGTGAACATGACTGTGAATAAACTGAGCGTTCAGTTTGTCTTCTCCGTCCTCGGCCTGGTGCCAGGACGGCTCTACAGGGCAGAGGTCACGGTTCACAGTGGCGTTATGGTTAATACTGCGTTCTGTTATGGACAGCTGG ctcctcgtcctgtgcagcagctgctcgtcCGTCACGTTGATCAAACGTCTCTGAGCGTCCTGTGGACTCCACCCATCGGTCAGTGGGACGGCTTCACTGTGGTCGTCAGGGAAGCAGACTCCGCCTCCGAGGTGGCTCAGAGGCTCCTCCCCTGGGATTCCACAGAGTGCACCTTCATCCTCCTGACGTCTGGACGCCGCTACACCGTCACCGTGACGACCAACAGCGGAAACCTgagcagctctgcctctgtgACGGCTCGGACAG ctCCGGCGCAGGTCGGCGTGCTGAGGCTCTCTAACCTTGGAACCATCGACAGCCTTCAGGCTCTGTGGGAACGAGCGTATGGAGATCTGGACTCGTATCGTCTCCTGCTCGTCCACGACAGTAGCGTCATCAAGAATGAGAGCGTGGACGCCAACTCCACCGCCGTCACCTTCCACGCTCTTAGAGCCGGATCGCTGTACCGCGTTGTGTTGACCACGGTCAGAGCTGGACACGCCTCCAGACAGACAGTGGCAGAGGGACGCACCG TCCCAGCCGCCGTGGGCGAGGTGACGGTCAGTAATAATGGTCGTACCGATTTTCTTAGCGTGTCGTGGCGTCCAGCGGCAGGTGAGGTGGACAGTTACCTGGTGACTCTGAGGGACCGGGAGAAGCCAGTTCACACGCTGGCTGTGTCTAAGTCCAGTCCCGAGTGTGTTTTTAACTCGCTGGTGTCCGGACGACTCTACAACATCTCCATCAGCTCCCGCAGCGGCAACTACCTCAACCACACCTTCGTCCAGGAAAGGACAC AGCCGTCAAAGGTCCAGAACCCGACGGCGACCCACGCTGCCCGGGACGACTACCTGAGGGTTTACTGGCGTCATGCGGCCGGAGACTTCGACCTGTACCAGGTGTTcatcaaacacaacaatgtgttCCTGCAGAACCAGACGGTGCTGAAGACGCAGAACGAGTGCGTGTTTAACGACCTGGTGCCTGGCCGACTCTACACCGTGCTGGTTAACACCCGCAGCGGGAAATACGAAACCAGCACCTCGACCCACGGCCGGACGT TTCCGGCGGGGGTGCGTTTCCTGGCGATGGCTGTACGGGGGAGCGAGGAGCTGAGGGTGAGGTGGTCGGCCGCTCTGGGTGACGTGGATCACTACGAGGTGCAGCTGCTGTTTAACGACATGAAGGTGTTTCCTCCCATCACTCTCGGCAGCAGCGTGGGCGAGTGTGTCCTGTCGTCGCTCACGCCCGGACGTCTTTACAAGATCCTGGTGTCAACTTTCAGTGGGCCCAACCAGAGAGCCCAGTTTATAGAAGGCcgcacag TTCCCAGTACAGTCAAGAACATCCACGTCAGTAACACTGGAGACAGCAGCAGTTTGCAGGTGAGCTGGACGCCAGGTGAGGGCGACGTGGACAagttctctgtgtttctgttcagagaCCGAAGACAGCTAGATGTCCGATGTGTCCTCAAACACCAGAACCAGATGACCTTTGGCTCCCTGCAGCCTGGACAGACGTACGACGTGATGGTGCAGTCAGTGAGCGGAGAGCTggtcaacaacaacacagcatcaGGACGCACAG TCCCCTCAGCAGTAACGGGGCTCCAGGTGGAGAACCTCCACACCACCTGCAGCCTCCAGGTGAGCTGGCAGGAAGCTCTGGGCGTGGCTGACGGATACATCCTGCAGGTTCTGGACGACAGAGGCTTCCTGGTGACCAACTCCTCTCGGGACGCTGGGTGCACCAGCTACAGGTTTCACAGGCTTATTCCGGGAAAGAAGTACAGAGTCCTGGTCCAGACCACCAGCGGGGGTGTCCACAGTCCAGCGGTCAGTGCCGAGTCTCGGACAC GCCCTGCAGCCGTCACAGACCTGTCCATCAAGTCCAATACCACCACCAGTCTGTCTTTCCTCTGGTCACCACCAGAGGGAGACTTTGAGCTTTACGAGATCCTCTTATATCAAAGTGACGAGTCATTACAGGAGAGACAACGAGTCCAGTCCAGCAGTCAGCAGTGCTCCTTTCATGGTCTGATACCCGGCGCCCCCTATAGGGTGGTGGTCCTGACCCACAGCGGAGACCAAAGCAACCAGACCTCCATCTGGGCCCGCACAG TTCCAGcagctgttctctctctgacgACTCGCACTGGAAACCAGTCTGATATTTTGTGGGTGAAGTGGAATCGTGGCGCCGGTGATCTGAGCGGACTCCTTTTGTCTCTCTATGATCCCAACGGCTCGCGGCGAGCTGAGCAACatctggggtcagaggtcacagcgTTCGTCTTCTCACATCTGGTCCCAGGACGACGGTACCGAGCTGAGGTCCTCAGTCTGAGCGGACACCTGAGCAACCGAGCGTCCACCGCGGGCCGGACCG ctCCGAGACCTCCAACTTCTTTCCGGTTTGGGGGGGTCACCAACACGTCGCTGGAGATCACGTGGAGCGGCCCCGCAGGTTCTGACTATGACGACTTCGACCTGCAGTGGACCCCTGGGGACCAGCTGTCCGTCATCAACCCGTACCACAGCCGGACGTCCGGCAGCCGCATCCTGAGGCACATGTTCCCCGGACGCCTCTACACCTTCATCCTCCGCACAGTCAGCGGGGCCACGGAGCCTGGGG CCACCCACAGCACACCCATCCAATACAGCATCCGAACCA AACCGGAGCGAGTCCACAGCCTCCACTGTCACCCTCAGAGCTCCACGTCCATTTCCTGCTCGTGGGCGCCTCCGTTGGCCGACTATGACTCATACACCGTCGAGTGTCTCCGTCATGACTCCCAGAAGCTGGTCTACTCCAGACGCACTGGGCGAAACTCAACCACCTACATCATTACCCAGCTGGAGCCCCACAAACGCTACACCGTCTCCGTGAAGGTGATCTCAGACACCACGACTAGCGAGGAGGCCGAGGACAGCGTGGTCACCATGATCGACA GTCCCCCGGCCCCCCCGCTCAGTGTCCGGGTCAGTGATAAGTCCGCTGTGGTCACCAGGTCGTCCATCATCTTCACATTTAACTGCAGCTGGTTCAGTGACGTCAACGGAGCCATCAGGTTCTTCACTGTGGTGGTGACGGAGTCCGAAG GTTTTGATAAcgtgcagccgcagcagcagcatcctctgCCCTCCTACCTGGACTACAGGTCCAACAGCTCCATCAAGTCCTACCAGACCAGCTACTTCCCCAGTCACTGCAACCAGGGCCCCGACGGACACCACAGCCTCCAGATCAGTTTGGGGATGGGGATGGACTCGCTGGGGGGGACCTGTGACCCAGAGGCCAGCAGAGACCTGATCCACTTCTGTGATGGACCACTGAAACCTCAAACCTCCTACAG aCTCAGTGTTCGAGCTTTCACTCATCTGTTTGACGACGAGAAGAGCGACTCCAGCGTCTCGTCTCCTCTGTTCGCTGACACGTACCTGTCGCTGCCCGTGGTCACGGAGGCAG AACCTCTGAGCGGCGTCATCGAGGGCGTCAGCACCGGACTGTTCCTCATCGTCCTGATGGTCGGAGTCACCGCTCTGCTCGCCTGCAGATACAAGTCTCACAAAGT AGTTGAGGAGAGAGCGGtcgtcagagagagagagatgacaggaGTTAATCTGGGGGTCAGAGG CCACCGTCGCAGTTCAAGGTCAGAACTCTTCATCATGTCTCTTCAACACGTCTCCTCTTTGTTTGATCACATTTTTCTCATGTTGATAATTTactttgtctctttcagtcCCATCAAGGTCACAAACTTTGAGTCTCACTACCACAAACTTCTGGCTGACTCCAACTACCTTCTGTCAGAAGAGTATGAG GACCTGAAGGACGTCGGTCGTAATCAACTTATggactctgctctgctgccggAGAACCGTGGGAAAAACCGATACAACAACATCCTGCCCT ACGATTCAACGAGGGTCAAACTGTCCTACGTAGATGATGATCCCTGCTCCGACTACATCAACGCCAGCTACATCCCG ggttaCAACTTCCGTCGGGAGTACGTCGCCACTCAGGGGCCTCTGCCCGGGACCAAAGATGATTTCTGGAAGATGGTTTGGGAGCAGAACGTCCACAACGTGGTGATGGTCACTCAGTGTGTAGAGAAAGGACGG GTGAAGTGTGATCACTACTGGCCTTTTGACCAGGATCCTCTGTACTATGGAGATCTGATCGTGCAGATGTTGTCAGAGTCTGTTCTGCCTGAGTGGACCATCAGAGAGTTCAACATCTGCAGC